The Luteolibacter rhizosphaerae nucleotide sequence GTACACGAGTTGCTCCGCATGGGCCGCTTCGTTCAACGGGACATCCCTAAAACCTGCAAAGTTTGCAATTCGACGGGTTGTTAAACGTTCAACCTTGAACGCTCATTGATCTTTGTTAAGCGACGGGCGCTTACCCTTACATGAACGCACTAACACACATAGTACTTGCCGCTGCTCTGGCTTTCCCGGCCTCAGCGGCAGTCGTCTTCCAGAACCCTGGACTTGATGGAACACCCGGCTACGGGAGCGCACCAACAAGCTGGAACGCAGTCCCGTTGGGAACCCCCTATTCGGAGGCCACCTCTGCCGACGGAGCGGCCTCCATTTTGATGGGGCCAACAGGCCCAAACGTCTCAAACGGATACTTCGGCACACCCCATTCCGGAGACACTTTTGCCGGAGGGATCTATCGGATCATCAGCGGCAACCAGTATCAGCAAGGTATCCAGCAATCGGTCTCGGGTTTCACCGTGGGCCAAGAGTACAGCTTTAGCTTCTATCAAGCAGTAGTGGGCTACAGTGGAGCGCAGGACGATTCCGGAAGCTGGCGGGTTTTCGCCAACGGCGTCTTGATCGAAACCACCGATCCAAGCACCACAACGGTGGCTTGGAACACGCCGGGCAAACCTCTTGAATGGCAAGAGCGCGTTATCACTTTCACCGCTACTTCCGAAACCATCAATTGGGCGTTCCTCTCCTTCGACCCTGAGGGAAGCGGCCTGACGGCCGAAGATGGCGTCATGATGGGCATCGACTCATTTTCGGCGATCAACCCGGTCCCCGAAACAAGCACAGCACTTCTCGGAGCCTTTGGCATGATCGCTCTTCTTCGCCGTCGTCGCAACTGAGCGATTTTGACTTCGCGCTGCCCTCCAGCTAGCAGTGGATGCTGTAGCGCACAGGGCAGCGCTAGTTTGTGAGAGTCCGGGTCCGCATGTGCCGGCCCGGACTCTTTTCCTAGCACCCGCTGTAAGCGTGGGTCGGCCCCTGGGAGGGTGGCCGGCCCGCTAATCCTGCTTCTGTTTAGAAATAGTCGATCGGAAGGGAACCCTTTTGGGAACGTCGGGGCGTGGGACGAAGGCCCGCTTTTCGAACTTCACTCCGCGGATCTCCGCGAAGCGGAAGAAGCCCCACTTGTTGCTTTTCGTCACCCATGCAGCGAGGACAAAGGCGGACGACCGATTCGCTTGAAGAAGCGCGTGAGGCTCCACGGTGACGACTTCACCGTGGTAGCTGATTGTGAGATCCCTGCCGGCCGCAACCGCGGATCGAAGGATCTGCAGGGTAGGGCGGTGCGTTAACTTTTCCATGTGTTCTCATTGTCTGAAGTATCGATCCGCTGCCACGCGGTGAAGAGGCGGCTGCCCATGCAGCCCACCAGGCGGAAAACGATCTCCTGCTCGCCGAGTCCGGGGCACTTGAATACGCGGGGCTTCAGGCACCATCCCCAATCGGGCACGGAATCCGGGAGGATCCAATCACCGGGCAAACAAGCCTCGGGAGACGTACGTAGTACGCCAGTGTAAGTTTTTTCCATACCGACGAGGGCAAGAGGTGGACCACCGCCAAAGAGAGCGCCGGAGAGGACGGGCTCAGGGGAAGAGGAGCAAAACGTGCAAGAAGCTAAGACTCGCACAGTGCTCCTCTATTCCGATGAGGACAACATTTTTCGAGAGTTTAAGTATACCGCTTAGATGGTGTCCTATAATGCGACACAGTCCGCTTAACTGCGCAGCATGTTTGCTTGCGAGCTGCGATACTCCGCCTAGCAAGAGAGGCTGTGTCAACGCACGGCCGCGGGAGGCGGTTCTGAGGAGTGCCCCTCCCGCGTCATTCTTATTTGCTACCGGGAGCCGCTCTCAGCCTCTGGGGCTCCTCGAAACGGCTCCCGATCGCGTATCGCTCATGACATTGTTAGAATCGCGCGCGATTCGAATTCGTTACTCATGATTTTTCCCGAATCTCGCCGCGCTGAAGTGTCTCAATCCGGCCAATCCCTCTCCCTCTGACTCTCCGCACCTGCCGTCGAGCTGCACGCTCGCCCCATGGCACTTCTCGGCACGCTGCAGGTCCGCATGAGACTCGACACCGCGGCATTCGGCCAGAAGTTCAACAGCTTCACGAAGGACCTTGAGAAGCGCGCCAAGGGATTCTCCCGCGGCCTATCCGGCCTGACAGACTTCGGATCGCTGGTCGGCAGCGCGGGCATCGGCGCCGCCCTCACGCAGGGGATCTCAGCGGCGGGCAACTTCGAGTCGACCATCAACCAAGTCGCCGCGGCGGCAGACCTCGGAAAAAGCGCCATCACTGGACTTACCGAATCCGCCCTCGCCATGAGCAAGGGCACGGTATTCTCGGCTAACCAGACCGCCGAGGCGATGCTCGCACTTGCCAAGGCGGGCATGTCGCCTGCAGATCAAGCGGCCGGCGGCCTTGTGGCCACGATGCAACTAGCAGCGTCGGAGGGGCTCGATCTCGCGTTCTCAGCAGAGCGCATCGCCGAAGCCATGGGCGCATTCAAGCTCCAAGCAGCAGACGCATCGTCGATTGCCGATGCCCTCGCCGGCGCGTCGGTCGCTTCAACGGCATCGGTGGAGGGCCTTGCACAAGCGCTGCAACAAGTGGGCACGGTCGCGAAGCAGAAGGGTGTTTCCCTGCAAGATACCAGTGCAGCGCTCGCTCTCTTCGCTCAAAACGGACTCAAGGGATCGGATGCCGGCACATCTCTCAAGACGATGCTCTCGCGACTAATTCCGGAGACGGACAAGGCCGCCGATGCGATGGAGAAGTATGGCCTTAAGTTCATCAATTCGGAGGGAGCGTTTCTGAGCCTCTCCGAGGTTTCGGAGCAACTTCGGCAGAAGCTCGGAGGGCTGTCGGCGGCCCAGCAATCATCAGCACTGCAAACCATCTTCGGTAGCGATGCCATCCGTGCAGCTGCAATTCTCACCCAAGAGGGTGCCGGAGGCCTGCAAGCATACATCGATGCCACCAAGGACAAGAACGCGGCCGAGAAACTCTCCGAGGCCCGCACCCAAGGTTTCAACGGAGCGATGCTCCGGCTCCGCAATACCTTCGAGCAAATCGCCATCGGGATCTCCCGCGGCGGGTTCCTTGAGGCCCTCACCAAAATTGCCACCAAGGGTGCCGAGTTCGTCACCCGTCTCTCCACCCTCCCGGATTGGGTAAAGAATATCGGCATCGGCTTCGCCGTCGCTGGCGCTCTCATTCCGCCCTTTGCTCTGGCCATTTCGCAACTCGTCCTCGCTGGCCCGGCTCTTCTTACCGGTTTAGGCGCGGTGACCGGATTCCTTCTCGGTCCCTGGGGACTCGCCATCATGGGCGCGATCGGGGCCGGCATCCTCTTCAAGGATGAACTCATTTC carries:
- a CDS encoding WYL domain-containing protein; this translates as MEKLTHRPTLQILRSAVAAGRDLTISYHGEVVTVEPHALLQANRSSAFVLAAWVTKSNKWGFFRFAEIRGVKFEKRAFVPRPDVPKRVPFRSTISKQKQD